The following coding sequences are from one Nicotiana tabacum cultivar K326 chromosome 1, ASM71507v2, whole genome shotgun sequence window:
- the LOC107789747 gene encoding nicotianamine aminotransferase 1-like, with protein sequence MENKLAKWGFNNGDLKEKSLLSIRSVLETIMENLKEENERKSVIHLGRGDPSAIPCFRTSPVAEDALFSAVRSAKFNGYAPAVGIYSARRSIAEYISHDIPHQLSPDDVFLTPGANHAIEVVMAVLARPGANILLPKPGYPFYEARAAVSNVEVRHFDLLPEKGWEVDLESLESLADDNTIAIVIINPGNPCGNVFTSEHLQEIAETAKKLGILVIADEVYSHLCFGSKPFVPMGVFGSITPILTLGSLSKRWIIPGWRLGWIAMVDPSGILKKSGFAESLQSYLDYGANPATIIQGAVPHILEKTTKDFFSNINNILREAVEVFITKIQEIPCFTCPYKPDGAMSVMFKLNLSFLEGINDDMDFCTKLVHEESVIILPGMVVGLKDWLRLTFAIEPSILEEGLERIKAFCLRRSSS encoded by the exons ATGGAGAACAAGTTGGCTAAATGGGGTTTCAACAATGGAGATTTAAAGGAAAAATCATTGCTTTCAATTCGATCAGTTCTTGAAACAATAATGGAAAATCTTAAAGAAGAGAATGAGAGGAAGTCAGTCATTCATTTGGGCCGTGGAGACCCTTCTGCAATTCCATGCTTTCGAACTTCACCAGTAGCAGAAGACGCTCTTTTTAGTGCTGTTCGATCTGCTAAATTCAATGGTTATGCTCCTGCTGTTGGTATTTATTCAGCTAGGAG GTCGATAGCGGAATACATCTCTCATGATATTCCTCACCAACTATCACCAGATGATGTTTTCCTTACACCTGGTGCTAATCATGCAATTGAAGTTGTAATGGCGGTCCTTGCTCGCCCTGGTGCCAACATATTGCTTCCTAAACCAGGGTATCCGTTTTATGAAGCTCGTGCTGCAGTTAGTAATGTTGAGGTTCGCCATTTCGACCTTCTCCCAGAAAAGGGTTGGGAGGTCGATCTTGAAAGCCTAGAATCCCTTGCTGATGATAACACTATTGCCATAGTTATCATTAATCCTGGAAATCCTTGTGGTAATGTTTTTACGTCTGAACACTTGCAAGAG ATTGCGGAGACAGCGAAAAAGCTAGGTATCCTAGTGATTGCAGATGAAGTCTATAGCCACTTATGTTTTGGTAGCAAGCCATTTGTGCCGATGGGAGTGTTTGGATCAATAACTCCAATTTTAACTCTGGGGTCATTGTCAAAAAGATGGATCATTCCTGGTTGGCGACTTGGTTGGATAGCAATGGTTGATCCTAGTGGCATTCTTAAGAAGTCCGGG TTTGCTGAATCCCTTCAAAGTTATCTTGATTACGGTGCTAATCCTGCAACTATTATTCAG GGAGCAGTGCCTCACATCCTCGAGAAGACGACCAAGGATTTCTTTTCAAACATCAATAATATATTAAGGGAAGCTGTTGAAGTATTTATTACCAAAATTCAGGAGATACCTTGCTTTACCTGCCCATACAAACCAGATGGAGCAATGTCAGTGATG TTTAAGTTGAACCTGTCATTTTTGGAAGGCATAAATGATGATATGGATTTCTGCACTAAGCTAGTCCATGAAGAATCAGTAATCATTCTGCCAG GAATGGTGGTGGGGCTGAAGGATTGGCTGCGATTAACTTTTGCTATTGAGCCATCCATTCTTGAAGAAGGACTTGAGAGGATAAAAGCTTTCTGCTTGAGGCGTTCAAGCAGCTAA